A region from the Bubalus kerabau isolate K-KA32 ecotype Philippines breed swamp buffalo chromosome 12, PCC_UOA_SB_1v2, whole genome shotgun sequence genome encodes:
- the HSPH1 gene encoding heat shock protein 105 kDa isoform X1, with amino-acid sequence MSVVGLDVGSQSCYIAVARAGGIETIANEFSDRCTPSVISFGSKNRTIGVAAKNQQITHANNTVSNFKRFHGRAFNDPFIQKEKENLSYDLVPMKNGGVGIKVMYMDEEHLFSVEQITAMLLTKLKETAENNLKKPVTDCVISVPSFFTDAERRSVLDAAQIVGLNCLRLMNDMTAVALNYGIYKQDLPSLDEKPRIVVFVDMGHSAFQVSACAFNKGKLKVLGTAFDPFLGGKNFDAKLVEHFCAEFKTKYKLDAKSKIRALLRLYQECEKLKKLMSSNSTDLPLNIECFMNDKDVSGKMNRAQFEELCADLLQKIEVPLYLLMEQTQLKVEDVSAVEIVGGTTRIPAVKEKIAKFFGKDVSTTLNADEAVARGCALQCAILSPAFKVREFSVTDAVPFPISLVWSHDSEDAEGIHEVFSRNHAAPFSKVLTFLRSGPFELEAFYSDPQGVPYPEAKIGRFIVQNVSAQKDGEKSRVKVKVRVNTHGIFTISTASMVEKVPAEENEVSSLEADMDCQNQRPPENPDAEKNIQQDNNEAGTQPQVQTDGHQTSQSPPSPELTSEENKIPDADKANEKKVDQPPEAKKPKIKVVNVELPIEANLVWQLGKDLLNMYIETEGKMIMQDKLEKERNDAKNAVEEYVYEFRDKLCGPYEKFICEQDHQKFLRLLTETENWLYEEGEDQAKQAYVDKLEELMKIGTPIKVRFQEAEERPKIFEELGQRLQHYAKIAADFRNNDEKYNHIDESEMKKVEKSVNEVMEWMNNVMNAQAKKSLDQDPVVRAQEIRAKIKELNNTCEPVVTQPKPKIESPKLERTPNGPSTDKKEEDLDGKNNFSAEPPHQNGECYPNEKSSINMDLD; translated from the exons ATGTCGGTGGTGGGGCTGGACGTGGGCTCACAGAGCTGCTATATCGCGGTGGCCCGGGCAGGGGGCATCGAGACCATCGCCAACGAGTTCAGCGACCGATGCACCCC atcagtcatatcatttggaTCAAAAAACAGAACAATTGGAGTTGCAGCCAAAAATCAG caaatCACTCATGCAAACAATACAGTGTCTAATTTTAAGAGGTTTCATGGCCGAGCATTCAATGACCCTTTCAttcaaaaggagaaggaaaacttAAGTTATGATCTGGTTCCAATGAAAAATGGTGGAGTTGGAATAAAG GTGATGTACATGGATGAAGAACATCTGTTCAGTGTGGAGCAGATCACAGCCATGCTGTTGACTAAGTTAAAAGAAACTGCTGAAAACAACCTCAAGAAGCCAGTAACAGATTGTGTTATTTCA GTCCCTTCTTTCTTCACAGATGCTGAGAGGCGATCTGTCTTAGATGCTGCGCAGATTGTTGGCTTAAACTGCTTAAGACTCATGAATGACATGACAGCTG TTGCTTTGAATTATGGAATTTATAAGCAGGATCTCCCAAGCCTGGATGAGAAACCTCGAATAGTGGTTTTTGTTGATATGGGGCATTCAGCTTTTCAAGTCTCTGCCTGTGCCTTTAACAAGGGAAAATTGAAG GTACTGGGAACAGCTTTTGATCCTTTCTTAGGAGGAAAAAACTTTGATGCAAAGTTAGTGGAACATTTTTGTGCAGAATTTAAAACTAAGTACAAGCTGGATGCAAAATCCAAAATTCGAGCACTCCTTCGTCTATATCAGGagtgtgaaaaattgaaaaagctGATGAGCTCTAACAGCACAGACCTACCACTGAACATCGAGTGCTTCATGAATGACAAAGATGTTTCCGGAAAGATGAACAG GGCACAATTTGAAGAGCTCTGTGCTGACTTACTGCAGAAGATAGAAGTTCCCCTTTATTTGCTGATGGAACAAACTCAGCTCAAAGTAGAGGATGTGAGTGCTGTCGAGATAGTTGGAGGCACTACACGAATTCCAGCCGTGAAAGAAAAAATCGCcaaattctttggaaaagatgTCAGCACGACGCTCAATGCAGATGAAGCAGTGGCCAGAGGGTGTGCGCTGCAG tgtgCAATCCTTTCCCCAGCATTTAAAGTTAGAGAATTTTCTGTCACTGATGCAGTTCCTTTCCCAATATCTCTGGTCTGGAGCCACGATTCAGAAGATGCTGAAGG TATCCATGAAGTGTTCAGTAGAAACCATGCTGCTCCTTTCTCCAAAGTTCTCACGTTCTTAAGAAGTGGACCTTTTGAGCTGGAAGCTTTCTATTCTGATCCTCAAGGAGTTCCATATCCAGAAGCAAAAATAG GCCGCTTTATTGTTCAGAATGTTTCAGCACAGAAGGATGGAGAAAAATCTCGAGTGAAAGTCAAAGTACGAGTCAATACCCACGGCATTTTCACCATCTCTACAGCGTCTATGGTGGAGAAGGTCCCAGCTGAGGAGAACGAAGTGTCTTCTCTTGAAGCCGACATGGACTGTCAGAATCAGAGGCCACCAGAAAACCCAGATGCCGAG aaaaatatccagCAAGACAACAATGAAGCTGGAACACAGCCCCAGGTACAAACTGATGGTCATCAAACCTCACAGTCTCCCCCTTCACCTGAACTTacctcagaagaaaacaaaatcccaGATGCTGACAAA GCTAATGAGAAGAAAGTTGACCAACCTCCTGAAGCTAAAAAACCCAAAATAAAGGTGGTGAATGTTGAGTTGCCTATTGAAGCCAACTTGGTCTGGCAGTTAGGGAAAGACCTTCTGAACATGTATATTGAAACAGAG GGTAAGATGATAATGCAGGATAAATTGGAAAAGGAGAGAAACGACGCTAAAAATGCGGTGGAGGAGTATGTGTACGAGTTCAGGGACAAGCTGTGTGGACCATACGAAAAGTTTATATGCGAACAG GATCATCAGAAGTTTCTGAGGCTGCTCACAGAGACTGAGAACTGGCTCTATGAAGAAGGGGAGGACCAGGCTAAGCAGGCGTATGTTGACAAGCTGGAAGAATTAATG AAAATCGGCACTCCAATTAAAGTTCGGTTTCAAGAAGCTGAAGAAAGGccgaaaatatttgaagaactaGGACAGAGGCTGCAGCACTATGCCAAGATAGCAGCTGACTTTAGAAATAAT GATGAGAAATACAACCATATTGATGAGTCTGAAATGAAAAAGGTTGAGAAGTCTGTTAATGAAGTGATGGAGTGGATGAATAATGTCATGAATGCTCAGGCTAAAAAGAGTCTTGATCAAGATCCTGTTGTACGTGCTCAGGAAATTAGAGCAAAAATAAAG gAGTTGAATAATACTTGTGAACCTGTCGTAACACAACCCAAACCAAAAATCGAATCGCCCAAACTGGAAAGAACTCCAAATGGCCCGAGTACTGATAAAAAGGAGGAGGACTTAGACGGCAAAAACAATTTCAGTGCTGAACCTCCACATCAGAATGGAGAATGTTACCCTAACGAGAAGAGTTCCATTAATATGGACTTGGACTAG
- the HSPH1 gene encoding heat shock protein 105 kDa isoform X2 yields the protein MSVVGLDVGSQSCYIAVARAGGIETIANEFSDRCTPSVISFGSKNRTIGVAAKNQQITHANNTVSNFKRFHGRAFNDPFIQKEKENLSYDLVPMKNGGVGIKVMYMDEEHLFSVEQITAMLLTKLKETAENNLKKPVTDCVISVPSFFTDAERRSVLDAAQIVGLNCLRLMNDMTAVALNYGIYKQDLPSLDEKPRIVVFVDMGHSAFQVSACAFNKGKLKVLGTAFDPFLGGKNFDAKLVEHFCAEFKTKYKLDAKSKIRALLRLYQECEKLKKLMSSNSTDLPLNIECFMNDKDVSGKMNRAQFEELCADLLQKIEVPLYLLMEQTQLKVEDVSAVEIVGGTTRIPAVKEKIAKFFGKDVSTTLNADEAVARGCALQCAILSPAFKVREFSVTDAVPFPISLVWSHDSEDAEGIHEVFSRNHAAPFSKVLTFLRSGPFELEAFYSDPQGVPYPEAKIGRFIVQNVSAQKDGEKSRVKVKVRVNTHGIFTISTASMVEKVPAEENEVSSLEADMDCQNQRPPENPDAEANEKKVDQPPEAKKPKIKVVNVELPIEANLVWQLGKDLLNMYIETEGKMIMQDKLEKERNDAKNAVEEYVYEFRDKLCGPYEKFICEQDHQKFLRLLTETENWLYEEGEDQAKQAYVDKLEELMKIGTPIKVRFQEAEERPKIFEELGQRLQHYAKIAADFRNNDEKYNHIDESEMKKVEKSVNEVMEWMNNVMNAQAKKSLDQDPVVRAQEIRAKIKELNNTCEPVVTQPKPKIESPKLERTPNGPSTDKKEEDLDGKNNFSAEPPHQNGECYPNEKSSINMDLD from the exons ATGTCGGTGGTGGGGCTGGACGTGGGCTCACAGAGCTGCTATATCGCGGTGGCCCGGGCAGGGGGCATCGAGACCATCGCCAACGAGTTCAGCGACCGATGCACCCC atcagtcatatcatttggaTCAAAAAACAGAACAATTGGAGTTGCAGCCAAAAATCAG caaatCACTCATGCAAACAATACAGTGTCTAATTTTAAGAGGTTTCATGGCCGAGCATTCAATGACCCTTTCAttcaaaaggagaaggaaaacttAAGTTATGATCTGGTTCCAATGAAAAATGGTGGAGTTGGAATAAAG GTGATGTACATGGATGAAGAACATCTGTTCAGTGTGGAGCAGATCACAGCCATGCTGTTGACTAAGTTAAAAGAAACTGCTGAAAACAACCTCAAGAAGCCAGTAACAGATTGTGTTATTTCA GTCCCTTCTTTCTTCACAGATGCTGAGAGGCGATCTGTCTTAGATGCTGCGCAGATTGTTGGCTTAAACTGCTTAAGACTCATGAATGACATGACAGCTG TTGCTTTGAATTATGGAATTTATAAGCAGGATCTCCCAAGCCTGGATGAGAAACCTCGAATAGTGGTTTTTGTTGATATGGGGCATTCAGCTTTTCAAGTCTCTGCCTGTGCCTTTAACAAGGGAAAATTGAAG GTACTGGGAACAGCTTTTGATCCTTTCTTAGGAGGAAAAAACTTTGATGCAAAGTTAGTGGAACATTTTTGTGCAGAATTTAAAACTAAGTACAAGCTGGATGCAAAATCCAAAATTCGAGCACTCCTTCGTCTATATCAGGagtgtgaaaaattgaaaaagctGATGAGCTCTAACAGCACAGACCTACCACTGAACATCGAGTGCTTCATGAATGACAAAGATGTTTCCGGAAAGATGAACAG GGCACAATTTGAAGAGCTCTGTGCTGACTTACTGCAGAAGATAGAAGTTCCCCTTTATTTGCTGATGGAACAAACTCAGCTCAAAGTAGAGGATGTGAGTGCTGTCGAGATAGTTGGAGGCACTACACGAATTCCAGCCGTGAAAGAAAAAATCGCcaaattctttggaaaagatgTCAGCACGACGCTCAATGCAGATGAAGCAGTGGCCAGAGGGTGTGCGCTGCAG tgtgCAATCCTTTCCCCAGCATTTAAAGTTAGAGAATTTTCTGTCACTGATGCAGTTCCTTTCCCAATATCTCTGGTCTGGAGCCACGATTCAGAAGATGCTGAAGG TATCCATGAAGTGTTCAGTAGAAACCATGCTGCTCCTTTCTCCAAAGTTCTCACGTTCTTAAGAAGTGGACCTTTTGAGCTGGAAGCTTTCTATTCTGATCCTCAAGGAGTTCCATATCCAGAAGCAAAAATAG GCCGCTTTATTGTTCAGAATGTTTCAGCACAGAAGGATGGAGAAAAATCTCGAGTGAAAGTCAAAGTACGAGTCAATACCCACGGCATTTTCACCATCTCTACAGCGTCTATGGTGGAGAAGGTCCCAGCTGAGGAGAACGAAGTGTCTTCTCTTGAAGCCGACATGGACTGTCAGAATCAGAGGCCACCAGAAAACCCAGATGCCGAG GCTAATGAGAAGAAAGTTGACCAACCTCCTGAAGCTAAAAAACCCAAAATAAAGGTGGTGAATGTTGAGTTGCCTATTGAAGCCAACTTGGTCTGGCAGTTAGGGAAAGACCTTCTGAACATGTATATTGAAACAGAG GGTAAGATGATAATGCAGGATAAATTGGAAAAGGAGAGAAACGACGCTAAAAATGCGGTGGAGGAGTATGTGTACGAGTTCAGGGACAAGCTGTGTGGACCATACGAAAAGTTTATATGCGAACAG GATCATCAGAAGTTTCTGAGGCTGCTCACAGAGACTGAGAACTGGCTCTATGAAGAAGGGGAGGACCAGGCTAAGCAGGCGTATGTTGACAAGCTGGAAGAATTAATG AAAATCGGCACTCCAATTAAAGTTCGGTTTCAAGAAGCTGAAGAAAGGccgaaaatatttgaagaactaGGACAGAGGCTGCAGCACTATGCCAAGATAGCAGCTGACTTTAGAAATAAT GATGAGAAATACAACCATATTGATGAGTCTGAAATGAAAAAGGTTGAGAAGTCTGTTAATGAAGTGATGGAGTGGATGAATAATGTCATGAATGCTCAGGCTAAAAAGAGTCTTGATCAAGATCCTGTTGTACGTGCTCAGGAAATTAGAGCAAAAATAAAG gAGTTGAATAATACTTGTGAACCTGTCGTAACACAACCCAAACCAAAAATCGAATCGCCCAAACTGGAAAGAACTCCAAATGGCCCGAGTACTGATAAAAAGGAGGAGGACTTAGACGGCAAAAACAATTTCAGTGCTGAACCTCCACATCAGAATGGAGAATGTTACCCTAACGAGAAGAGTTCCATTAATATGGACTTGGACTAG